Proteins encoded by one window of Arcobacter sp. LA11:
- the tkt gene encoding transketolase, translating to MSKQLLQKQADTIRFLAADMVQKANSGHPGAPMGMADIATVLSSHLNLNPANEKWLNRDRLVFSGGHATGLVYSLLHLWGFNVSLPDMREFRQLNSKTPGHPEYGHTHGIEITTGPLGQGISNAVGFAMAAKYAQNTLGKDVINHKVYCLCGDGDLQEGISYEACATAGHLKLDNLVVIYDSNNITIEGDTSIAWSENVKKRFQAIDFEVFEIDGHNFDQIDKAIVAAKASSKPALIIANTAIGKGAASMEGSHHTHGAPLGEDEIKASKIKAGFDPEETFAVPYDIKGAFDKLIKGVEAENAWTNSLSAESKAKIEELQNPDFDSIVYPEFEADSSVATRDSNHKILNAIATAIPGFLGGSADLAPSNKTELKGMGDFPNGKNIHFGIKEHAMAAMTNAMNLYGLYRVFSATFFVFSDYLKPSARIAALASIPQHFVWTHDSIGVGEDGPTHQPIEHLSQFRALPNFYTFRPADATENVESWKVALKLNAPSAFVCSRQGLRVLKDTKEVGTVANGGYLIKKREGATVTIMASGSELMLAMQSACKLEDAGIKANIVSVPCFDLLVEQDREYIDSIIDPNTKVFAVEAARGMEYYKFADVVYGMDTFGASGPAGDLFKEFGFTIESLVERIKNDL from the coding sequence ATGTCAAAACAACTTCTTCAAAAACAAGCAGATACAATTAGGTTTCTAGCTGCTGATATGGTTCAAAAAGCAAACTCAGGACATCCGGGTGCACCAATGGGAATGGCTGATATTGCAACAGTATTAAGTTCTCATTTAAACTTAAACCCTGCAAATGAAAAATGGCTAAATAGAGATAGACTTGTATTTAGTGGTGGACATGCTACTGGTTTAGTTTATTCTTTATTACATCTTTGGGGATTTAATGTAAGTTTACCTGATATGAGAGAATTTAGACAATTAAATTCTAAAACTCCAGGTCATCCTGAATATGGACATACTCATGGTATTGAAATTACAACTGGACCTTTAGGTCAAGGTATCTCAAATGCAGTTGGTTTTGCAATGGCTGCAAAATATGCACAAAACACTTTAGGTAAAGATGTTATCAATCACAAGGTATATTGTTTATGTGGAGATGGAGATTTACAAGAGGGAATCTCATATGAAGCTTGTGCAACAGCAGGGCATTTAAAATTAGATAACTTAGTAGTAATTTATGATTCTAATAATATTACAATTGAAGGTGATACATCTATTGCATGGAGCGAAAATGTTAAGAAAAGATTCCAAGCAATTGATTTTGAAGTATTTGAAATTGATGGACATAATTTTGATCAAATTGATAAAGCAATAGTTGCAGCAAAAGCTTCTTCTAAACCAGCACTAATTATTGCAAATACTGCAATTGGAAAAGGTGCTGCAAGTATGGAAGGAAGTCATCATACTCATGGTGCGCCATTAGGTGAAGATGAAATTAAAGCTTCGAAAATCAAAGCTGGTTTTGACCCTGAAGAAACATTTGCAGTTCCTTATGACATAAAAGGTGCATTTGATAAATTAATCAAAGGTGTTGAAGCAGAAAATGCATGGACAAATTCTTTAAGTGCTGAGTCAAAAGCAAAAATTGAAGAGTTACAAAACCCTGATTTTGACTCTATTGTTTATCCAGAGTTTGAAGCAGATTCATCTGTTGCAACAAGAGATTCAAATCATAAAATCTTAAATGCAATTGCAACTGCAATTCCTGGTTTCTTAGGTGGTTCAGCGGACCTTGCTCCATCAAATAAAACAGAACTAAAAGGTATGGGTGATTTTCCAAATGGAAAAAATATCCATTTTGGTATCAAAGAGCATGCAATGGCAGCAATGACAAATGCGATGAACTTATATGGACTATATAGAGTATTCTCTGCTACATTTTTTGTATTCTCAGATTATTTAAAACCAAGTGCAAGAATTGCAGCCTTAGCTTCTATTCCACAACATTTTGTTTGGACACATGATTCTATTGGTGTTGGTGAAGATGGACCAACTCATCAACCAATTGAACACTTATCTCAATTTAGAGCATTACCAAATTTCTATACATTTAGACCAGCTGATGCGACTGAAAATGTAGAGTCATGGAAAGTTGCATTAAAATTAAATGCTCCTTCTGCTTTTGTATGTTCTAGACAAGGTCTTAGAGTATTAAAAGATACTAAAGAAGTAGGAACTGTTGCAAATGGTGGATATTTAATTAAGAAAAGAGAAGGTGCTACAGTTACAATTATGGCATCTGGTTCTGAACTTATGTTAGCTATGCAATCAGCTTGTAAATTAGAAGATGCAGGAATTAAAGCAAATATTGTTTCTGTTCCTTGTTTTGACTTACTTGTTGAACAAGATAGAGAGTATATTGATTCTATTATTGATCCAAATACAAAAGTATTTGCAGTTGAAGCAGCACGTGGTATGGAATATTATAAATTTGCAGATGTAGTTTATGGTATGGATACATTTGGAGCTTCAGGTCCTGCTGGAGACTTATTTAAAGAGTTTGGATTTACTATTGAATCATTAGTAGAAAGAATTAAAAACGATTTATAG
- a CDS encoding gamma-glutamylcyclotransferase, translated as MTETLFVYGTLMPNCPNGHVLEEVVGKFVPATVKGKLVPVGWSASMGYPGIKLDGEDTVHGYLFYSSNLINHWDRLDEFEGAEFQRYPVTVERYDELDVDTYIYVLKASVEEVEE; from the coding sequence ATGACAGAAACACTTTTTGTTTATGGAACATTAATGCCAAATTGTCCAAATGGACATGTTTTGGAAGAGGTTGTAGGTAAATTTGTACCAGCAACAGTAAAAGGAAAGCTTGTTCCAGTAGGTTGGTCAGCTTCTATGGGATATCCTGGAATAAAACTTGATGGAGAAGATACTGTACATGGTTATCTTTTTTATTCATCAAATTTGATAAATCATTGGGATAGATTAGATGAATTTGAAGGTGCTGAATTTCAACGATATCCAGTTACAGTAGAGCGTTATGATGAGCTTGATGTTGATACTTATATATATGTATTAAAAGCAAGTGTAGAAGAAGTAGAAGAGTAA
- a CDS encoding amidohydrolase family protein, which produces MQTIDFHSHLLSPNVSFSRLYDKVALSIFAKKLGVDKDDLLNRKYDAFVDAYINNIKTSNYVKKSVVLPVDAKIDLRGKEISRDKTVCSSNEDVLREYKKYPNEIIPFFSVNPNREDALDLIDKYAQEGFKGAKFLQNYWDIDINDKRYVPYFEKIKSYDLPIIIHTGGEHAIESNPMYEKVEVANGAIEVGCKVVLAHFGVNMIMNQELSKLHHNFSFETSKFGEDYFKTIEYLEKHENVYADLSAIVAFFRTKVVEDLAKNQKHIHDKLLFGTDYPVPFSIMFSYNSLGLKKRLELEKIENPLDRYIAFFNEYFEEDSPIYTNWQKLIKE; this is translated from the coding sequence ATGCAAACTATAGATTTTCACTCTCATTTATTAAGTCCAAATGTCTCTTTTTCAAGACTATATGACAAAGTGGCACTTTCAATTTTTGCAAAAAAACTTGGGGTTGATAAAGATGATTTATTAAATAGAAAATACGATGCTTTTGTTGATGCTTATATAAATAATATTAAAACATCTAATTATGTAAAAAAATCTGTTGTTCTTCCTGTTGATGCAAAAATTGACTTAAGAGGAAAAGAGATTTCAAGAGATAAAACTGTTTGTTCTTCAAATGAAGATGTTTTAAGAGAGTACAAAAAATATCCAAATGAAATTATTCCATTTTTTTCAGTTAACCCAAATAGAGAGGATGCTTTAGATTTAATTGATAAATATGCACAAGAAGGTTTTAAAGGCGCAAAATTTTTACAAAACTATTGGGATATTGATATAAATGATAAAAGATATGTTCCTTATTTTGAGAAAATAAAATCTTATGATTTACCTATTATTATCCATACAGGAGGAGAACATGCTATTGAATCAAATCCAATGTATGAAAAAGTTGAAGTTGCAAATGGTGCAATAGAAGTTGGATGTAAAGTTGTTCTTGCACATTTTGGTGTAAATATGATTATGAATCAAGAGTTATCAAAACTTCATCATAATTTCTCTTTTGAAACTTCAAAGTTTGGAGAGGATTATTTCAAAACTATTGAGTATTTAGAAAAACACGAAAATGTATATGCTGACCTTTCAGCAATTGTTGCATTTTTTAGAACAAAGGTTGTAGAGGATTTAGCCAAAAATCAAAAACATATACATGATAAACTTTTGTTTGGTACAGATTATCCTGTTCCCTTTTCAATTATGTTTTCATACAATTCTTTAGGGTTAAAGAAAAGATTAGAGTTAGAAAAAATAGAAAACCCACTTGATAGATATATTGCCTTCTTTAATGAATACTTTGAAGAAGATTCACCTATTTATACAAACTGGCAAAAATTAATAAAGGAATAA
- a CDS encoding metalloregulator ArsR/SmtB family transcription factor, with protein MDIFLKSVSALNDETRVKLLKFINIHGKCCVCDLEHSFDMIQSRLSRHLKILKEAGFLRVDREGRWAYYSVRTPLDEFRTVSIKEIMTLDIELPNIIKACTTK; from the coding sequence ATGGATATTTTTTTAAAATCTGTTTCTGCATTGAATGATGAGACTAGAGTAAAATTACTAAAATTTATAAATATTCATGGTAAATGTTGTGTATGTGATTTAGAACACTCTTTTGATATGATTCAATCAAGATTATCTAGACATCTAAAGATTTTAAAAGAAGCTGGGTTTTTAAGAGTTGATAGGGAAGGTCGTTGGGCTTATTATTCTGTTAGAACTCCTCTTGATGAATTTAGAACAGTATCAATTAAAGAAATTATGACTCTTGATATAGAGTTACCAAATATAATAAAGGCTTGTACTACAAAATGA
- a CDS encoding arsenic transporter → MILASGIFIITLIFVIWQPRDLQIGTTAVIGAIVALIAGVVSFSDVLIVTDIVWDATLSFIGIIILSMVLDEIGFFEWAALKMAKFSNGDGLRMFVYSILLGAFVSALFANDGAALILTPILLAKMRILNLNMKSIIAFLLAGGFISDSASLPLVFSNLTNIVTANYFNIGFADYISNMIIPYIVSVFASIVFLWLILRKDIPKKVDISLLKEPESAIKNKTLFNISWVFLAVLLAGYFVGDAYDLPVAVFALGGGVLFLVIATLFKTVEPVHIIKEAPWQVVWFSIGLYIVVYGLKNAGLTDYLTIILKDLATRGDTVAIIGTGFLSAFLSAIMNNMPTVMIMDIALDNMGDIPNQTLAYANIIGCNLGPKMTPFGSLATLLWLHVLAKKGVNISFAQYSKFGLIITPPVLLIVLLAL, encoded by the coding sequence ATGATTTTAGCAAGTGGAATTTTTATTATTACACTTATTTTTGTGATTTGGCAACCACGAGATTTACAAATAGGAACAACAGCAGTAATTGGAGCAATTGTTGCGCTAATTGCTGGAGTTGTAAGTTTTTCAGATGTCCTGATTGTAACAGATATAGTTTGGGATGCAACTCTATCTTTTATAGGAATTATTATTTTATCTATGGTTTTAGATGAAATAGGCTTTTTTGAATGGGCAGCTCTTAAAATGGCAAAGTTCTCAAATGGTGATGGTTTGAGGATGTTTGTTTATTCTATTTTATTAGGAGCGTTTGTTTCAGCTTTATTTGCAAATGATGGTGCAGCACTAATATTAACACCAATTTTACTTGCTAAAATGAGAATATTAAATTTAAATATGAAGTCAATTATTGCTTTTTTATTAGCAGGTGGTTTTATTTCTGATAGTGCATCTTTACCACTTGTATTTTCAAATCTTACAAATATTGTAACTGCAAACTATTTTAATATAGGATTTGCAGATTATATTTCAAATATGATTATTCCATATATTGTTAGTGTATTTGCATCAATTGTTTTTTTATGGCTAATATTAAGAAAAGACATTCCAAAAAAAGTTGATATTTCTTTATTAAAAGAGCCAGAAAGTGCAATTAAAAATAAAACACTGTTTAATATATCTTGGGTATTTTTAGCTGTACTACTTGCCGGATATTTTGTAGGAGATGCATATGATTTACCTGTTGCTGTATTTGCACTTGGTGGTGGAGTTTTATTTTTAGTTATTGCAACACTATTTAAAACAGTAGAGCCTGTACATATTATAAAAGAGGCACCTTGGCAAGTTGTTTGGTTTAGTATTGGATTATATATAGTTGTATATGGATTAAAAAATGCAGGACTTACAGACTATTTAACAATTATATTAAAAGATCTAGCTACACGTGGGGATACAGTTGCAATAATTGGAACAGGATTCTTATCAGCCTTTTTATCAGCAATTATGAATAATATGCCAACAGTTATGATTATGGATATTGCTCTTGATAATATGGGTGATATACCAAATCAAACCTTAGCTTATGCAAATATTATTGGATGTAACTTAGGTCCTAAAATGACGCCATTTGGTTCTTTAGCAACTCTTCTATGGCTTCATGTTTTAGCTAAGAAAGGTGTAAATATTTCATTTGCACAATATAGTAAATTTGGTTTAATTATAACACCGCCTGTGTTATTAATTGTGTTATTAGCATTATAA
- a CDS encoding arsenate reductase ArsC, which translates to MNENGILPEDKKVLILCTGNSCRSIIAEAQINAFIDGVSSHSSGVKASGRVNLNAKKLLEQKKIWKDEYHSKTIDKVIDNEYDLVITVCDNANETCPMFPKATKVIHVGFEDPDGKEFDAFLNTYDEIYETLLPRVKEELGL; encoded by the coding sequence ATGAATGAAAATGGAATTTTACCTGAAGATAAAAAAGTTTTAATTTTATGTACAGGGAATAGTTGTAGAAGTATTATCGCTGAAGCTCAAATCAATGCTTTTATTGATGGTGTAAGTAGCCATAGTAGTGGTGTAAAAGCTAGTGGAAGAGTAAATTTAAATGCTAAAAAACTATTAGAACAAAAAAAGATTTGGAAAGATGAATATCATTCAAAAACTATTGATAAAGTAATAGATAATGAATATGATTTAGTAATAACAGTTTGTGATAATGCTAATGAAACTTGTCCAATGTTTCCTAAAGCTACAAAGGTTATTCACGTAGGTTTTGAAGATCCTGATGGAAAAGAGTTTGATGCATTTTTAAATACATATGATGAAATATATGAAACTTTATTACCAAGAGTTAAAGAAGAATTAGGTTTATAA
- a CDS encoding MerR family transcriptional regulator, which translates to MKIIDEKPYYKMSELVEETQLSNHTISFYHKKGLLPNTVNTSRNMKYYPEITITVLNLIKYFKDNLSFSIDYIKELFDYYKIDFDDRAELILQSIQMISSEIKNPVFKKDLEKELLDEAIRLDLVDDREIYFKTEVEVLKVYKELRAYEISSQLIEEYVQTSKKLALLERELSTKVIEKTGYLPEVLVLDILNSFKPYIFNRHTIEEFKKDI; encoded by the coding sequence ATGAAAATTATTGATGAAAAACCATATTATAAAATGAGTGAGTTAGTAGAAGAAACACAACTAAGTAACCACACAATTTCTTTTTATCATAAAAAAGGCTTACTTCCAAATACAGTAAATACTTCAAGAAATATGAAGTATTATCCAGAGATTACAATTACTGTATTAAATCTTATTAAATATTTCAAAGACAATCTTAGCTTTTCAATTGATTATATAAAAGAACTTTTTGATTATTATAAAATTGATTTTGATGATAGAGCTGAGCTTATTTTACAATCAATTCAAATGATTTCAAGTGAAATAAAAAATCCAGTATTTAAAAAAGATTTAGAAAAAGAACTTTTAGATGAAGCAATTAGACTTGATTTAGTAGATGATAGAGAAATATATTTTAAAACTGAAGTTGAAGTTTTAAAGGTATATAAAGAACTTAGAGCTTATGAAATTTCATCACAATTAATTGAAGAGTATGTACAAACAAGTAAAAAGCTTGCTTTATTAGAAAGAGAATTAAGTACAAAGGTTATTGAAAAAACTGGATACTTACCAGAAGTTTTAGTTCTTGATATTTTAAATTCTTTTAAACCTTATATTTTCAATCGTCATACGATTGAAGAATTTAAGAAGGATATATAA
- a CDS encoding thioredoxin family protein, producing the protein MKIEILGTGCKKCEALTANAKKAVANAGVFAQVEKVEDMVKIMEYGVMNTPGLVINGEVKSTGKLLNSEEIKAFF; encoded by the coding sequence ATGAAAATAGAGATTTTAGGAACAGGTTGTAAAAAATGTGAAGCATTAACTGCAAATGCAAAAAAAGCTGTTGCCAATGCGGGTGTTTTTGCACAAGTTGAAAAAGTAGAAGATATGGTAAAGATTATGGAATATGGTGTTATGAATACTCCTGGTTTGGTAATAAATGGAGAAGTAAAATCTACAGGAAAACTTTTAAATAGTGAAGAAATAAAAGCATTTTTTTAA
- a CDS encoding permease, whose translation MFIYWEKFVDYLIYSLIGLDKTTHLAQSIHFFIYDTVKIFILLIGIIYLVTFLRSYFPVEKIRDYLQGKHKLLGHIFAAFFGILTPFCSCSAIPLFLGFLQARIPLGVTFSYLISAPLSDAVVIALLFSLFGYKITLLYIGCTLLIAIVAGLIIGSLDLEKEVLIDIKPSSCCGNNTNEKNSFKNHLNEAWEGTKDIFNKIYLYVIVGIAIGAFIHGYVPAETIAHYAGGNSWYAPLIGVVMGIPMYSSAAGMIPLIEVLTSKGMLLGTALSFMMAVVALSLPEAMILKRVMSLKLISIFFGIVGSAILLVGYIFNAIL comes from the coding sequence ATGTTTATCTATTGGGAAAAATTTGTTGACTATTTGATTTACAGTTTAATAGGGCTAGATAAAACAACTCACTTAGCACAATCAATTCATTTTTTTATTTATGACACTGTAAAAATCTTTATTTTACTTATTGGTATTATTTATTTAGTAACATTTTTAAGAAGTTATTTCCCTGTTGAAAAAATAAGAGATTACTTGCAAGGGAAACATAAACTTTTAGGACATATCTTTGCGGCATTTTTTGGTATTCTAACACCTTTTTGTTCATGTAGTGCTATTCCACTTTTCTTAGGGTTTTTACAAGCTAGAATTCCTTTAGGAGTAACTTTTTCTTATTTAATATCTGCACCTTTAAGTGATGCAGTTGTAATTGCACTTCTTTTTTCTCTTTTTGGATATAAAATTACTTTATTATACATAGGGTGTACATTATTAATAGCAATTGTTGCAGGTTTAATAATAGGAAGTTTAGATCTAGAAAAAGAAGTATTAATAGATATAAAACCATCTTCTTGTTGTGGAAATAATACAAATGAAAAGAATAGTTTTAAAAATCATTTAAACGAAGCGTGGGAAGGAACAAAAGATATCTTTAATAAGATTTACCTTTATGTAATTGTAGGTATTGCAATAGGTGCATTTATTCATGGATATGTCCCTGCTGAAACGATTGCACATTATGCAGGAGGTAACTCTTGGTATGCACCTTTAATCGGTGTAGTTATGGGAATACCAATGTATTCAAGTGCCGCAGGAATGATTCCTCTTATAGAAGTACTTACTTCAAAAGGAATGTTATTAGGAACTGCTTTATCATTTATGATGGCAGTAGTAGCCCTAAGTTTACCAGAAGCTATGATTTTAAAAAGGGTAATGTCTTTAAAATTAATAAGTATATTTTTTGGTATAGTAGGAAGTGCTATTTTATTAGTAGGTTATATTTTTAACGCAATTTTATAA
- the rarD gene encoding EamA family transporter RarD, with protein MSENRLGQIYAVLAFLFWGAIAPIYFKQVASVDPVEVLIHRIIWSCIILIPLVFITKQFDIFKTLIKDSKKLKYLALSTFFISINWLVFIWAVANNRIMETALGYYINPLVNVLLGFLFFSERMTKNQYLAIFIAFLAVFYQLITIGSIPIISLILAFSFGFYGMIRKKINVGSIVGLFVETLILLPFGLIYLYYIVSNNTISFLNSTEYISIMLSLGGLITIIPLLLFNGAATRMKLTTLGFFQYIGPTCAFLLAVFIYNEEFNMDKLITFSLIWIALVIFSLDSLRKKTSK; from the coding sequence TTGAGTGAAAATAGATTAGGCCAAATATACGCAGTTTTAGCATTTTTATTTTGGGGAGCAATTGCCCCAATATATTTCAAACAAGTAGCATCAGTTGATCCTGTTGAAGTGTTGATTCATAGAATTATTTGGTCATGTATAATTTTAATACCACTTGTATTTATTACAAAACAATTTGATATTTTTAAGACTCTTATAAAAGATAGTAAAAAACTAAAATATTTAGCACTTTCAACTTTTTTTATCTCTATAAATTGGCTCGTATTTATCTGGGCTGTTGCAAATAATAGGATTATGGAAACTGCACTTGGATATTATATAAATCCCTTAGTAAATGTATTACTAGGATTTTTATTTTTTAGTGAAAGAATGACTAAAAACCAATATCTAGCTATTTTTATAGCTTTTCTAGCAGTTTTTTATCAGCTTATAACAATTGGTTCGATTCCTATTATTTCACTTATTTTGGCTTTTTCATTTGGTTTTTACGGAATGATTAGAAAAAAAATAAATGTAGGTTCAATTGTAGGCTTATTTGTAGAAACACTAATCTTGCTTCCTTTTGGATTAATCTATTTATATTATATTGTTTCAAATAATACAATCTCATTTTTAAACTCTACAGAATATATAAGTATTATGTTAAGTCTTGGTGGATTAATAACTATTATTCCTCTTCTTTTATTTAATGGTGCTGCAACTAGGATGAAACTAACTACTTTAGGCTTTTTCCAGTATATTGGACCTACTTGTGCTTTTTTACTAGCAGTGTTTATTTATAATGAAGAGTTTAATATGGACAAATTAATTACATTTTCGCTTATATGGATTGCTTTAGTGATTTTTTCACTTGATTCTTTACGAAAAAAAACTTCTAAATAA